ATTTAACGAATACAAGCTCAATAGAATGGTTGCGAAGGCCTCATATATATTAAAAAACCTACCCTTTTACAGGCAGGTTTTTATAATTTTGGTGCGGCAGAAGGGACTTGAACCCCCACGGGCTACTGCCCATAAGAACCTGAATCTTACGCGTCTGCCAATTCCGCCACTGCCGCATATTTTCAGTTAAATCAAGAGCCAAGAAGAATTATAACATCCATTAATAAAGAGGTCAATAAGACTTCAGGTTATTGAGAGCATTTCTAAATTTGATTTTTCCAATAAAAACACTAAGGAGTCGCGAGAAAATAACTTTTTTCAACTATGTGGCCGGATGACATAATTCCAATCACCATGAAAGTCCGAGCGCTCCAGTTGGACAGCAGCCAGTTCGGTGTCTGATACCTTAATGCCGGCCGGGTACGGATTGGTGTCAAGTTGGCCCTGAACCTTTAGACCCGTAGTGGTTGTGGTGTTGGCGATGAGGTTGACGATGACCTCATGGCTCTCCAGCGGTCG
The sequence above is a segment of the Desulfotomaculum sp. genome. Coding sequences within it:
- a CDS encoding ISAzo13 family transposase, producing RPLESHEVIVNLIANTTTTTGLKVQGQLDTNPYPAGIKVSDTELAAVQLERSDFHGDWNYVIRPHS